A portion of the Caenorhabditis elegans chromosome III genome contains these proteins:
- the plr-1 gene encoding putative E3 ubiquitin-protein ligase plr-1 (Confirmed by transcript evidence) gives MRLLLFILLNTTLLSTNYVHARPSVSHTTLASQFKFAEKADIFVTHTNINEDRTQDEKTIKLSGTFSPVGSNYETGGDIVQVSSFRACDARRKGLDNTVFEHVPVVFYDDVEKFLTGCVALDNQARFAEKSGAMALIVGPASRVERTTRPMMIGGSKIPVIVLDDEQTERLRSELRSASERGAVTKLRISFIDEKPTKVLKLQVFRPTVLNITLLGLLIILIVFVSLLVVVKIRCQPTMHRELWLRALARTALTKMEIRSFQKEKNVEAGQKKKTSSTFARLKQHRSSSSRHSSYLAVFGSLTSVAQSSSHSAQERCVICLEEYEEGTELRVLFCGHEFHPKCVDPWLLSKRRCPLCQFDVVYKHYPKVDSPEKLSGRSDDTTSLLPRTSPSEDLPSAPSSRSTRLTRPYRTTHHLIPSSTRPSSHQRPSLQPTAPRTRSCPRRRQLRSRNQIDFSIRIGGYSSDVSSSHAEQSRSFEIEPRTSQQL, from the exons ATGCGGTTACTGTTATTCATATTACTTAATACAACCCTATTATCAACCAATTACGTACATGCACGTCCATCGGTCTCGCACACGACACTTGCGTCgcaattcaaatttgccgaaaaagcCGATATTTTTGTGACGCACACGAATATCAATGAGG ATCGAACACAGGACGAAAAAACGATCAAGCTGTCTGGCACATTCTCTCCGGTCGGAAGCAATTATGAAACAGGTGGAGACATTGTGCAG gtcTCCTCGTTCCGAGCTTGCGACGCTCGTCGCAAAGGCCTCGACAACACGGTATTCGAGCACGTACCCGTTGTGTTTTACGATGACGTCGAAAAGTTCCTCACCGGATGTGTGGCGCTTGACAATCAGGCAAGGTTCGCCGAAAAGTCTGGCGCAATGGCTCTTATTGTCGGACCCGCATCACGTGTCGAAAGGACCACGAGGCCGATGATG atcggAGGATCCAAAATCCCTGTAATCGTCCTAGACGATGAACAAACCGAACGTCTACGATCGGAGCTGAGATCCGCATCAGAACGCGGCGCTGTCACCAAGCTCCGAATCTCGTTTATCGACGAGAAGCCCACCAAAGTCTTGAAGCTTCAAGTTTTCCGACCAACTGTTCTTAACATCACACTCCTTGGATTACTCATCATTTTGATCGTTTTTGTATCGCTTCTAGTCGTTGTTAAAATCAGATGCCAGCCTACCATGCATCGAGAGCTCTGGCTACGGGCTCTCGCGAGAACTGCTTTGACGAAGATGGAGATTCGAAGCTTCCAAAAGGAAAAGAACGTTGAAGCCGgccagaaaaagaagacaagCTCCACATTTGCCCGATTAAAACAACACAGATCCTCCTCATCTCGGCACTCGTCATATCTTGCCGTATTCGGCTCTCTCACCTCGGTGGCTCAATCATCGTCACATTCGGCACAAGAGAGATGTGTGATATGCTTGGAAGAGTACGAAGAGGGTACTGAGCTTCGTGTCCTGTTCTGCGGTCACGAGTTCCATCCGAAATGTGTCGATCCGTGGTTGCTGTCGAAACGGAGATGTCCGTTGTGCCAATTTGATGTGGTTTATAAGCATTATCCAAAGGTTGATAGCCCCGAGAAATTGTCTGG TCGCTCTGATGACACCACTTCCCTCCTGCCACGAACATCACCATCAGAAGATCTTCCAAGTGCCCCGAGCAGTCGATCAACTCGTCTAACACGTCCCTACCGTACCACTCATCACCTGATACCCTCGTCAACTCGCCCATCATCTCATCAACGTCCTTCACTCCAACCAACGGCTCCTAGAACCAGAAGTTGTCCTAGAAGACGGCAGTTGAGGTCTAGGAATCagattgatttttcgattcggATAGGAGg ctactcGTCCGACGTTTCCTCGTCGCATGCCGAGCAATCGCGCTCCTTCGAAATCGAGCCCCGTACATCGCAacaattatag